The following proteins are co-located in the Macadamia integrifolia cultivar HAES 741 chromosome 3, SCU_Mint_v3, whole genome shotgun sequence genome:
- the LOC122074445 gene encoding uncharacterized protein LOC122074445, whose amino-acid sequence MANVWKRSPFKVYGQPIRFQRWRPDFNMHHRNATTKLVWIHFPELPFEYWHERILCPMAKAVGRHLDIDKRTRNASIGNFARILVEMENSDQRLEEIQVERQQLGIGDLFWFTERILYEDAMGMCGFCKCVGHTIQVCKDKKIANAKRNERDKVASRGVAGVVWVEKRPSGTVDAQSSGNFQKESNFGKTPMESLSFPSQTIPTNQGNSLIPCLFDGNIVVDLSPT is encoded by the coding sequence ATGGCAAACGTTTGGAAAAGGAGTCCTTTTAAGGTCTATGGGCAACCCATTCGCTTCCAGCGATGGAGGCCAGATTTTAACATGCACCACAGGAACGCAACCACCAAGTTAGTCTGGATTCACTTTCCAGAGCTTCCGTTTGAATACTGGCATGAAAGAATCCTCTGTCCAATGGCCAAAGCCGTAGGTCGCCACCTGGACATCGACAAGCGAACGAGAAATGCCTCCATAGGTAACTTTGCTCGGATACTGGTGGAGATGGAGAACTCCGATCAAAGACTTGAGGAAATTCAAGTGGAAAGACAACAGCTTGGTATTGGGGATTTATTTTGGTTCACAGAAAGGATCCTATATGAAGATGCGATGGGTATGTGCGGTTTTTGCAAGTGTGTTGGGCATACTATTCAGGTTTGTAAAGACAAGAAGATCGCCAATGCTAAGCGCAATGAAAGAGACAAAGTTGCCTCTAGAGGCGTTGCAGGTGTTGTCTGGGTGGAGAAGAGGCCGTCAGGGACGGTGGATGCACAATCTTCCGGCAATTTTCAAAAAGAGTCCAACTTTGGAAAGACTCCTATGGAAAGTCTATCCTTTCCTTCTCAAACCATTCCAACAAATCAAGGAAACTCCCTGATTCCTTGCCTTTTTGATGGAAACATTGTGGTTGACTTATCTCCTACGTGA